The genomic segment GTTTGGCTGGCCACAAGAATAGCGTTCGGTGCCTGGCGAAACTTATCTAATAATTCGGTACGCGAACCTTGCCCCTGCAGAAACACCGGCCATTCCAGCCCTGCGGCTTTCAGTTTTTCCAGTACCAATTCATGCGCTTCACGCATTGCTCGCAAGCTGGTAAACAGTAAAAAAGCATGGCCTTGCGTGGTTTGCAGCAGCGGCCAGGCTTTTTCCATCACTTGCTTGGTAAAGTCTGGCGCATTGGGCTCGGGCATATCTTGCGGCACATACAGCGCCGCTTGTTGCTTGTAATCGAAAGGGCTTTCCCAAGTGGCTTCAACCGCATCCCACAGGCCAAGTTCGTGCTTAAAGTGGTTGAAATGACCATTCACGGCTAAGGTGGCAGAAGCAAACACCCATGCGCGCGGGTGTGATTTCAATTGCTTTTGAAACAGCTGGGCAATATTCAGCGGCGTGGCGTGCAGAATCAGCCCGTGTGATAACACATCCACCCAGTGCACGCTTTCTTCATCATCTCCGGCTTTCCAGCGTTTTAGGATATCCACGCATTCCAACGCGCGAATCTGGCAATTTTCCAGCCCCTCTGCCCGCTCTGCCTGCTTACCCAGTAAATCACACAGCGTACCCAGTTTTTCGGCGACCACATCCAGTGCAGGGATAAACTCCGGGTTTTGCTGCTCAAGCTGGTGCAGCGGAAAACGCGTGGCATCCGATTTAAACACCAGCCGCAAATCCTTCACCGCTTTTTCTAATGCCTCAGCCGCTGCGGGCAACATAATAAAATCTTTGGCCGCAACCAGTGCTTCGGCGCGTGAATCATGCGCCAGATCGATCAGCTGACCAGACGTCAGCGTTTCACCAAAAAAGAGGCTGGCCACTTCGGGCAGCTGATGCGCCTCGTCAAAAATAACGGTATTACAGGCGGGCAACAATTCACCCGCGCCTTCATCCCGCAGCCAGACATCTGCAAAAAATAAATGATGGTTTACCACCACCACATCGGCATCTTGTGCGTCTTTGCGTGCTTTCAACACAAAGCAATCCTGATGACTCGGGCAATCCTGGCCAAGGCAATTATCACGGGTAGAGGTAACCTGCCCCCAGATGGGCGCGTTTTCCGGCACGCCGGGGCAGGCGGCTTTATCCCCTGATATTGTTGTTTTGGCATAACGCTGCACTTTGACTAAATCGGCAACGTCTTCTTTGCGCATAAAGCGCCCTTCCTGCTCGGTGCGTGCCAGATGATAATGGCAGACATAATTTGAGCGACCCTTGAGCAGTGCAATGGTCACCGGCACCTGCAATACTTTGCGTACAGTTGGAATATCGCGGGCAAACAACTGATCCTGCAATGTTTTGGTACCAGTGGAAACAATCACTTTGCCGCCAGACAAGAGAGCGGGCACCAGATAGGCAAAGGTTTTACCCGTGCCCGTGCCGGCCTCAGCAATCAGCTGGCCCTGGTTCTTGATTGCAATTTCAACGGCCTGCGCCATTTCTAATTGCTGCACGCGCAATTTATAGCCAGGAAACGCATCGGCAAAGGGGCCGTCGTCGGCAAAAACCGCATCAAGTGTCATAAACTCAGGCCAAAAAGCAAAGACAGGATTGTAACAAGATGACAGCACTTCTCTCTAAATGATTGTTGAATAAAATGCACAAAAAAAAGCCCCACCAGCGGTGGGGCCATAAGGGGACGAAGCAAGCACTAACATTCATTAGCACTCAAGCTATGATCATGCCTCTGCAGACAAGTTCCCATCCCCGGCATTTTTATTTACAACACTGTCAGCTACTAATGTTTTGCCGCTCTGACCACGGCTGGCATCGCCCATCCAGTACAAAATAGCCGGCACAATCGAGCGGGTTGGCGGCAGGCTTTCACGCGTTTCACCCGGATGCGTTTTCAGGCGGAATGGTGATTGAATCGGGCCAGGAACTAAGAGATTAATCCGCATATGTTCCATGCTTTCCCACTCGGCAGCCGCAATCTCGACCAGATTTTTTTGCCCTACTTTGCTGACGCTATAGCCACCCCAATATGCATTTGGTGCAAAGGCATGATGCTCGCCCAGCAGCAGAATGCTAGCGTCTGGTGCGTCTTTTAAAAGTGGAAATAAAGCACGGTTGAGCACAAAGGGCGCAGCAACGTTGACTTTGAACATCTCCACCCACTCATCCATTTTTTGATTGGCCAGCGGCGACAAATGGGTAAAACCATTCGCACAATGCAAAATACCATCCAGACGACCAAATTCTTTTTGAATCAGCACCGCCATTTGTGCAATCTCTGCCTCGCCGGATTTTGCCAGATCAAAAGGAATCGCTGCGGGCTGCGGATAACCTGCAGCTTCAATCGCGTCATATACTTTGGCAAGTTTTTTCTCGTTGCGCCCCAGTAAAATCACCGTTGCACCATGCTCAGCCAGCGCCATTGCCGCCGCCTCACCGATGCCCTGCCCCGCCCCGGTGACTAAAATCACGCGGCTGCGAAATGCACCTGCCGGTGCCTGATAATTTTTCCAATCGCCCATTACTTCACTCATTTTTATCCCTTTTATCAGAGCTTATTAGTTAACTCTTGCAGCAGACCCTCTGCAGCCGCCTTACCACTTCTTACCGCACCTTCCAGCGTGGCCGGATAATCACCTTTTCCTGCCAGCCCGGCTGTGTAATCGCCAGCCAGCCAAAAGCCAGCAGCACAGGTTTGATTGCCCGGGCGCTGCAAATCAGGCGTGCAAGCAAAAGTAGCCCGCTTTTCAGTAATCACCCGATACCAGAGCGCATCCTTAGGCAAAGCCAAACGCTGATGTAACTCCTGTATCAGCAACCTTGCTAGCTCATTCTGAGCCAGCGCCTGATGCTGCCCCTCTGCCGAGATCACAACCGCAATCAGTCCTGCAGTATTGTGCGTATATCCACGGTCAAAAACCCACTGCGCCATTGAATCACTCAGACCCAGCATGGGTTTGGGCAGCTGCACATCAGGGGCGTATTGCAAATAAACCGTGACTATCGGTTGGTAAGTCCAGCCCCGCACTTGCAAGGGCAACACATTGGGTACAGATACTTGCAAAGCGGATAAACCATGCGGTGGCAGCGCACAGATCACTGCATCAAAAACCTCGTTCTCACCATTAAGCTGCCAGCCCTGAGCAACTTTCTCCACACGCCGAACCCGGCGCGAGCGGTAAACATGCCCGCCTTTTTGCTCAATAAACCGGGCCGCCGCATCAGGGTATAAAGCCGAAAAATCCAGCCTTGGCAGCAGCAAATCTGAGGCCGCACGCGCGCCCCCCAAACTATCCCGCAATACATTTAATAAAACCTGTGCAGACGCCTGCTCCAGCGGTGTATTTAATGCAGCGACGGTCAGCGGCTGCCAAAACCGGCTGATTAATACATCAGGCTGACGCTGCTCCTTTAGCCAAGCGCTCACGGTTAAATCCTCAGCCAGCCGCCATTTTGCCGCCTGAGCCACACGAATCGTGCGCACTAATGCAAATCGCTCTGACCAGGATAAGCCTTTAGCAAACAGCAAGCCAAAAGCAAGATGCAAAGGCGCGGGTAATTTGGGGCAGGCCAGCCGAAAGCCAGGCTCTACTTGCAGCTCCATCGGGCGACGCAAAAAGCCGGCCTGGCTGTCTGCGCCTACTTTTGTCATCATTTCCAGCAAGCCGGTATACGCACCAATCACAAGGTGCTGACCATTATCGAGCGACTTGCCTTCCAGGCCTACTTTTCTGGCACGCCCGCCAAGCACTTTGCCCGCCTCAAACACGCTGACATGAACGCCAGCCGCAGCAAGCTCTGTGGCTGCCGTCATACCAGCATAACCAGCGCCCAGCACCGCAACAGAGTATTGCTTTAACACAGCCACCACGTTTTCCATGCCAGCCATAATTTGCGAATCGGGGTTAATGAAAGCCTTTGATTAAGGACCTTACCTACACCATCTTTTTTAATTTCTTGTAATGTAGCGCGATAAATCGCCGCCATCACCAGCCCTGTGCGTTGCGGCTTTTTATCAACGGCCGGTAATTGCGCCAAAGCTTGCGCATAATATTGCTCGGCCCGCTCTATTTGAAAATCCATTAATGCCCGAAATTCTGGTGTTTCACGGCAAGCCAGTATATCGGCAGCAGGAACATTAAATTGCTGCAATTCAGTCACGGGCAAATAGATCCGACCTCGACGAGCATCTTCACCCACATCACGAATAATATTGGTTAATTGAAACGCCAATCCCAAATCATGGGCATATTTAAGCGTACCACGATCTGTATATCCAAAAATTTGCGCGGCCATTTGCCCAACAACAGACGCCACCCGATAGCAATACAATTGCAAATCTTTAAAGCTATTATACCGGGCCATATCCAGATCCATCTCCATACCATCGATGATTTCTAGAAACAGCGTTTGTTGCAAATCATATTTCTTAATAGCGGGCATTAAAGCCTGCGTCACCGGATGTTGAGGCGTCCCCGCAAAGAGCTGATCAATTTCATCACGCCACCAAGCTAATTTAGTTCTTGCCACACTTTCTTCGTGGCATTCATCCACCACATCATCTACTTCACGGCAAAATGCATATAAGGCAGTAATCGCTTTTCTTTGCTCTAAAGGCAAAAAACGAAAACTGTAATAAAAACTAGAGCCACTTTTGGCGGCTTTATCTTCACAATATTGCTCAGGGGTCACGGGTTTTTCCGTTTAAATAATTAGCGTAAAACAGCATTAACAGCGTGGTATTTTCCGTATAGCTAATAAGGAACAAACCACGGCGTTCAGCCTCATTGCTCAGGTAAAATAATTTTCACTTCACGGCTTGATCCGGAAACGCCGGGAAACTGCTCAAATAAGGCACGAATCAACCATGGCACGGCAGGCTCAATCGCATCATCAGAACTGCGATTCACCGCTTTACCTTCAAATAATTTTGCAAAACGCCCGGCAGCCAAATCTTTTCTGTCCAATATATCCAGTGTCAGCTGACGGCTATAAACTGTGTCGCTTACGGGCCTGCTGCCTACAACACCACTTTCAGTGCGGGTATACGGGACTAAAACCACGCCATTTGCAGTGGAAACCCGGCGATAGTAGGTACTAAAACCAACCGTTCCCCAAATCGGCTCCTGGCTTGTCACTGTTTTGCCGCCATCAACCTGATACTGCAAGCGCACTAGCCAGTCTGCAGCGCTCATATTTGGCTCGTAAACATAGCCTTTACGCATCAGCTCGGCACTGACATCTTCTTCAAAATCACGCTGCGCTAGGCTTTGTACTTGCGAAGCATTACGCTCAAACGCAAAACGCTGAGCAGCGGGGCTGCTTGCCAGGTTGTGCCTTACGCTTACTGTTGCTGCAAATTGCGGCGCGGCGCACCCAGTCAGAAATACCGCCACAAGGGCCATCAACTTAAGCATCATTAAATCCTTTTTGCAGGAATGCGTGGCGTATCTACTTTGACATCACCGCACTGAGCACGATGACGCAAGGCGTGATCAATCAACACTAATGCCAGCATGGCTTCAGCGATCGGCGTAGCCCGAATCCCCACGCAGGGATCATGGCGCCCGGTTGTTGCCATCAACACCGGATTGCCTTCTTTATCAATGGAATGACGCTCTTGTGCAATGCTGGAAGTCGGTTTGACCGCCAAATTCACTACAATATCTTGGCCAGTAGAAATGCCACCTAAAATACCGCCTGCGTGATTGCTTGCGAAACCCGTTGGGGTCAGCTCATCGCAATGCACCGAGCCTTTTTGTGCAATGCTTTCAAAGCCAGCGCCAATCTCAACGCCTTTTACCGCATTAATATTCATCATGGCATAGGCAATTTCGGCATCGAGGCGATCATACACAGGCTCGCCCAGACCAACCGGCACATTTTCAGCCACCACAGTAATTTGTGCACCTACCGAATCACGCTCTTTACGAACAGCATCCATATAGTCTTCAAGCTGCGGTACGATTTCCGCATTAGGTGCAAAAAAAGCATTTCCGCTAACGTCATCCCAACTCTTAAATGGAATCGCGATTTCACCCAGCTGGCTCATATAGCCGCGAATCTCAATACCATACTTCTCACGCAGCCATTTTTTAGCAATAGCCCCCGCCGCCACACGCACCGCCGTTTCACGCGCAGAAGATCGTCCACCACCTCGCGGATCACGAATGCCATATTTATGCCAATAAGTGTAATCAGCATGCCCCGGGCGAAATGTTTCAACAATTTTGCCGTAATCTTGGCTACGCTGGTCTTGATTGCGAATCAGCAGCGCAATCGGCGTACCGGTGGTTTTGCCTTCATAAATGCCCGACAGAATCTCTACTGTATCCGGCTCTTTGCGCTGAGTCACATGGCGGGAAGTACCGGGTTTACGACGATCTAACTCAGCCTGAATATCTTCAACACTCAAATCCATTCCGGGCGGGCATCCATCCACCACACAACCAATCCCTGCCCCATGGCTTTCGCCAAATGAAGTTACCGTAAACAATAAACCAAGCGTGTTTCCAGACATTCCAAATCCTCAAAGCCAGTGGCAGACAGATAGTCTGAATTCTAACATGGACAGCCATCTATCTAGGCTTACAAGTAAACATGAGCTCGTGTATTTTTTACTGCCATTAACTTATCAAGCGACGCGCGCTTTGCAGGTGTGATTGAGCATACGCAAAATAGTAGGTTGGGTTAGCAGCCTTATCGCGTAACCCAACATGCAAACCGCTGGTGCTTATCGCTACGCTACAGCGCGCATTTCTTCCGCGCAAAGCAAAACCCCCGCCTCTTTCGAGTACGGGGGTCTTGGTACGGCTTAGGGTGTCTGGCAATGACCTACTTTCACACAGGTAATCTGCACTATCATCGGCGCTAAGGTGTTTCACTGTCCTGTTCGGGATGGGAAGGAGTGGGACCACCTCGCTATGGTCGCCAGACTTTAACGGGTTAACTCGTTGCACATGCTGCTCTGCAACGCGTTCAGTTCAATAGAAGAAGTAATATATTGCTTTGTACTGCTTGTTTCTCAAATTCAGTTCTAATCTTGGGTAGATTATACCGTCGCACACACGCGCTTCAGGTTATAGGATCAAGCCTTACGGGCAATTAGTATCGGTTAGCTTAACGCATTACTGCGCTTCCACACCCGACCTATCAACGTCCTGGTCTCGAACGACCCTTTAAAAGGCTTAAAGCCTTGGGGAAATCTCATCTTGAGGCGAGTTTCGCGCTTAGATGCTTTCAGCGCTTATCTCTTCCAGATTTAGCTACCCGGCGATGCCACTGGCGTGACAACCGGTACACCAGAGATCTGTCCACTCCGGTCCTCTCGTACTAGGAGCAGCCCCCCTCAAATTTCCAACGCCCACTGCAGATAGGGACCAAACTGTCTCACGACGTTTTGAACCCAGCTCACGTACCACTTTAAATGGCGAACAGCCATACCCTTGGGACCGGCTACAGCCCCAGGATGTGATGAGCCGACATCGAGGTGCCAAACTCCGCCGTCGATGTGAACTCTTGGGCGGAATCAGCCTGTTATCCCCGGAGTACCTTTTATCCGTTGAGCGATGGCCCTTCCATTCAGAACCACCGGATCACTATGTCCTGCTTTCGCACCTGCTCGACTTGTCTGTCTCGCAGTTAAGCCGCCTTATGCCATTACACTATCAGTACGATGTCCGACCGTACCTAGGCGACCTTCGAGCTCCTCCGTTACAATTTGGGAGGAGACCGCCCCAGTCAAACTGCCTACCATGCACGGTCCCCGATCCGGATA from the Iodobacter fluviatilis genome contains:
- a CDS encoding SDR family NAD(P)-dependent oxidoreductase, translating into MSEVMGDWKNYQAPAGAFRSRVILVTGAGQGIGEAAAMALAEHGATVILLGRNEKKLAKVYDAIEAAGYPQPAAIPFDLAKSGEAEIAQMAVLIQKEFGRLDGILHCANGFTHLSPLANQKMDEWVEMFKVNVAAPFVLNRALFPLLKDAPDASILLLGEHHAFAPNAYWGGYSVSKVGQKNLVEIAAAEWESMEHMRINLLVPGPIQSPFRLKTHPGETRESLPPTRSIVPAILYWMGDASRGQSGKTLVADSVVNKNAGDGNLSAEA
- the hpnE gene encoding hydroxysqualene dehydroxylase HpnE; translation: MENVVAVLKQYSVAVLGAGYAGMTAATELAAAGVHVSVFEAGKVLGGRARKVGLEGKSLDNGQHLVIGAYTGLLEMMTKVGADSQAGFLRRPMELQVEPGFRLACPKLPAPLHLAFGLLFAKGLSWSERFALVRTIRVAQAAKWRLAEDLTVSAWLKEQRQPDVLISRFWQPLTVAALNTPLEQASAQVLLNVLRDSLGGARAASDLLLPRLDFSALYPDAAARFIEQKGGHVYRSRRVRRVEKVAQGWQLNGENEVFDAVICALPPHGLSALQVSVPNVLPLQVRGWTYQPIVTVYLQYAPDVQLPKPMLGLSDSMAQWVFDRGYTHNTAGLIAVVISAEGQHQALAQNELARLLIQELHQRLALPKDALWYRVITEKRATFACTPDLQRPGNQTCAAGFWLAGDYTAGLAGKGDYPATLEGAVRSGKAAAEGLLQELTNKL
- a CDS encoding ATP-dependent DNA helicase, which translates into the protein MTLDAVFADDGPFADAFPGYKLRVQQLEMAQAVEIAIKNQGQLIAEAGTGTGKTFAYLVPALLSGGKVIVSTGTKTLQDQLFARDIPTVRKVLQVPVTIALLKGRSNYVCHYHLARTEQEGRFMRKEDVADLVKVQRYAKTTISGDKAACPGVPENAPIWGQVTSTRDNCLGQDCPSHQDCFVLKARKDAQDADVVVVNHHLFFADVWLRDEGAGELLPACNTVIFDEAHQLPEVASLFFGETLTSGQLIDLAHDSRAEALVAAKDFIMLPAAAEALEKAVKDLRLVFKSDATRFPLHQLEQQNPEFIPALDVVAEKLGTLCDLLGKQAERAEGLENCQIRALECVDILKRWKAGDDEESVHWVDVLSHGLILHATPLNIAQLFQKQLKSHPRAWVFASATLAVNGHFNHFKHELGLWDAVEATWESPFDYKQQAALYVPQDMPEPNAPDFTKQVMEKAWPLLQTTQGHAFLLFTSLRAMREAHELVLEKLKAAGLEWPVFLQGQGSRTELLDKFRQAPNAILVASQTFWEGIDVKGEQLSLVVIDKLPFSPPDDPVLSARIEQINKSGRSAFMDYQVPHAAITLKQGAGRLIRDETDIGILMIADKRLVEKQYGKMIWKSLPPMFRSRELATVQRFFEVKRQQQSDANAVPDQTSDEQAEP
- the aroC gene encoding chorismate synthase, giving the protein MSGNTLGLLFTVTSFGESHGAGIGCVVDGCPPGMDLSVEDIQAELDRRKPGTSRHVTQRKEPDTVEILSGIYEGKTTGTPIALLIRNQDQRSQDYGKIVETFRPGHADYTYWHKYGIRDPRGGGRSSARETAVRVAAGAIAKKWLREKYGIEIRGYMSQLGEIAIPFKSWDDVSGNAFFAPNAEIVPQLEDYMDAVRKERDSVGAQITVVAENVPVGLGEPVYDRLDAEIAYAMMNINAVKGVEIGAGFESIAQKGSVHCDELTPTGFASNHAGGILGGISTGQDIVVNLAVKPTSSIAQERHSIDKEGNPVLMATTGRHDPCVGIRATPIAEAMLALVLIDHALRHRAQCGDVKVDTPRIPAKRI
- a CDS encoding DUF4136 domain-containing protein; translation: MMLKLMALVAVFLTGCAAPQFAATVSVRHNLASSPAAQRFAFERNASQVQSLAQRDFEEDVSAELMRKGYVYEPNMSAADWLVRLQYQVDGGKTVTSQEPIWGTVGFSTYYRRVSTANGVVLVPYTRTESGVVGSRPVSDTVYSRQLTLDILDRKDLAAGRFAKLFEGKAVNRSSDDAIEPAVPWLIRALFEQFPGVSGSSREVKIILPEQ
- the hpnD gene encoding presqualene diphosphate synthase HpnD, with translation MTPEQYCEDKAAKSGSSFYYSFRFLPLEQRKAITALYAFCREVDDVVDECHEESVARTKLAWWRDEIDQLFAGTPQHPVTQALMPAIKKYDLQQTLFLEIIDGMEMDLDMARYNSFKDLQLYCYRVASVVGQMAAQIFGYTDRGTLKYAHDLGLAFQLTNIIRDVGEDARRGRIYLPVTELQQFNVPAADILACRETPEFRALMDFQIERAEQYYAQALAQLPAVDKKPQRTGLVMAAIYRATLQEIKKDGVGKVLNQRLSLTPIRKLWLAWKTWWLC